A single window of Salminus brasiliensis chromosome 18, fSalBra1.hap2, whole genome shotgun sequence DNA harbors:
- the LOC140539747 gene encoding sodium- and chloride-dependent GABA transporter 2-like: MVVAKAEWIMGEAERRTLAAAAQTSERGQWNNKVEFLLAMAGNIVGLGNVWRFPYLCYKNGGGKQLVPYIFFSLSLYVCTAVETMRFAYSFGIGHTGCLMALYSCICYNILLAWSLFYLISSLSSETQWNSCGNLWNTVNCVELPSNKINWTVSRTQMNFTVSAVTEFWERRVLAISAGIEVLGSVNWEILLCLLAAWIACYFCIWKGVKSTGKAEYFTAIFPYVMMLLLLLRSLTLPGALYGVQYYLYPQPSRLADPQVWIDAGMQIFFSYSLGAGSLTVLGSYNPYKNNCYRESIWLCVVNSCISVIAVFVVFSVLGFMAQQLEVDIENVAESGPGLAFIAYPQTVARMPLPQLWAACFFLMLVLLGLDTQFMSIEVVISSVSDMFPTALRKPKRREFFPLFFCTACFCFQILMTTQDELFLFFVLSSACLLFMGLFESLVIGWVFGADLMYDVIEDMCDKRPSAFFRFCWRYLTPLMCLGSFIFYMVRYQPLRYNRVYVYPDWAYVLGWFMNVSSLVLVLAWRLAKLFTHRGTLKQHFASLCTPDDKLPLTRKQRVELQMHEI, translated from the exons ATGGTTGTAGCAAAAGCAGAGTGGATAATGGGAGAAGCTGAGAGAAGGACACTTGCTGCTGCAGCACAGACGAGTGAACGAGGTCAATGGAACAATAAAGTAGAATTTCTATTGGCTATGGCAGGAAACATTGTGGGTCTGGGTAACGTATGGAGATTTCCGTATCTTTGCTACAAGAATGGAGGAGGTAAGCAAC TCGTGCCatacatttttttctctctttctctgtatgtatgt ACTGCAGTAGAGACCATGAGATttgcctactcatttg GTATTGGTCACACAGGCTGTTTGATGGCGCTGTATAGCTGCATTTGCTACAATATCCTTCTAGCCTGGAGTCTCTTCTACCTCATATCCTCCCTGAGCTCAGAGACACAGTGGAATAGCTGTGGTAATCTCTGGAACACAG TGAACTGTGTAGAGCTCCCATCAAATAAGATCAATTGGACTGTCAGCAGGACTCAAATGAATTTCACTGTTTCTGCTGTTAcagaattctggga GCGCCGTGTGCTGGCTATCTCAGCAGGAATAGAGGTGCTGGGCAGTGTGAACTGGGAGATTCTCCTGTGTTTGCTTGCAGCTTGGATTGCATGTTacttctgcatctggaaaggagTCAAGTCAACTGGAAAG GCGGAGTATTTTACTGCCATTTTTCCATATGTGATGATGTTACTATTGCTGTTAAGGAGTCTAACATTACCCGGAGCTCTGTATGGTGTACAGTATTACTTGTATCCACAGCCCTCACGCCTTGCAGACCCACAG GTTTGGATTGATGCAGGCATGCAGATTTTCTTCTCCTACAGTTTGGGAGCGGGTAGCCTGACTGTTCTGGGTAGTTACAATCCTTACAAAAACAACTGCTACAG AGAAAGCATTTGGCTGTGTGTGGTGAACAGCTGTATCAGTGTCATAGCTGTATTTGTGGTCTTTTCAGTTCTTGGCTTCATGGCACagcagctggaggttgatattGAGAATGTAGCTGAGTCAG GTCCGGGTCTCGCGTTTATAGCCTATCCTCAGACAGTAGCCAGGATGCCACTGCCACAGCTGTGGGCAGCCTGTTTCTTTCTCATGCTGGTTTTATTGGGCCTAGACACACAG TTTATGTCAATTGAGGTAGTGATATCATCAGTGAGTGACATGTTCCCGACTGCGCTGCGAAAGCCCAAGAGAAGAGAGTTTTTCCCGTTATTCTTCTGCACTGCCTGCTTCTGCTTTCAGATTCTCATGACAACTCAg GATGAGCT ctttcttttctttgtgcTCTCCTCTGCATGCTTACTCTTCATGGGGCTGTTTGAATCCTTGGTAATTGGCTGGGTTTTTG GGGCTGATCTCATGTACGATGTGATCGAGGATATGTGTGATAAGCGGCCAAGTGCTTTCTTCAGATTCTGCTGGCGATATCTCACCCCACTGATGTGCCTT GGGTCTTTCATCTTTTACATGGTGAGATATCAGCCTCTCCGATATAACCGTGTTTATGTATATCCTGACTGGGCCTATGTTCTTGGATGGTTCATGAACGTCTCCTCTTTAGTCCTCGTCCTTGCATGGAGATTAGCAAAGCTTTTCACCCATCGAGGGACACTGAAACAG CATTTTGCGAGTCTGTGCACTCCAGACGACAAACTCCCTTTGACGCGAAAGCAAAGAGTGGAGCTACAGATGCATGAGATTTAA